A single region of the Ignavibacteria bacterium genome encodes:
- a CDS encoding SMC family ATPase translates to MLINKLKLKNFKQYKDETINFPNGLTGLVGRNGAGKSTVFDAISFALFGPLKGVNLSQLKNDNALAAEPVEVELEFVERNIKYVVKRALRGVAQTTKVGLYRIDKDDASPLAENATDVAKELYKIIKLDKDSFVNSFFAKQKETAGLLASSPGDRVTEIRKMLGFDRLDAISKTAGNKLKTLKYEMEAAASLLLDDQRIADLNELIQEKKNELAALTQEHNQLKQSVDAKLTETGLQQQKVDGLRKLQEKHNKLEKEITAIKTAILKTEESISSTEVEISRLQNLRLKAEKLSPVVEILQRLRTEQAEMQTKKENAALYESIFSNKTKAETELASIEEQIARLSATIATMENAPNDLQLKTVIKEGFEREESLLNANALDLGKEIAGHDARLKQTIERLKHVEGLDAAGTCPECERELGTQKPVLIKKYKAEIAELNDLIAEIGERESQVKKNLSEKRADVKNLQDEISDLGKTIVKLVNDRAQLTTLSENREKTIAKISLAVRDLNAVGPRDFDSKAFTRLGEEVKSAETQNDSYQKMLGEIGTLPAQEQHLSDYLATLNESKAKLTTKQNNLVELNFNADELVTADSLLKQKRQEHLNLVDAAHKVEIKLNLIKSEVSAAETTLNENEERKSSFEQLRTGVEKYKIFKEIIDNFKARITSEAIPKISQEANRLFVEITKERYNGLHIDTENYDIKVMRDDKEALIETLSGGEKDLAAVCLRIAVSRHIINMSGAGNMGFLALDEVFGSQDEGRRADLMFALSKISDWFKQVFIVAHNQDVEEAFPNRMIISKKGLYSSIDCKFAASAQ, encoded by the coding sequence ATGTTAATCAATAAATTAAAACTGAAAAATTTTAAGCAGTATAAGGACGAAACCATCAATTTTCCGAACGGGCTTACCGGTCTTGTCGGAAGAAATGGCGCTGGGAAATCTACGGTTTTCGATGCCATCTCGTTCGCTCTGTTCGGACCCCTCAAAGGTGTCAATCTCTCCCAGCTTAAAAATGATAATGCCCTTGCTGCAGAGCCTGTGGAAGTTGAGCTCGAGTTCGTGGAAAGGAATATTAAATATGTCGTAAAAAGAGCATTAAGAGGAGTTGCTCAGACTACGAAAGTTGGTTTATACAGAATCGATAAGGATGATGCCTCGCCCCTGGCTGAGAACGCCACAGATGTGGCAAAAGAGCTTTATAAAATAATCAAACTCGATAAAGACAGCTTCGTTAACTCTTTCTTTGCGAAACAAAAAGAGACCGCCGGGCTTCTTGCATCCTCACCGGGTGATAGAGTCACAGAAATAAGAAAGATGCTCGGTTTCGACAGGCTTGATGCTATCAGCAAAACTGCCGGCAATAAACTAAAAACACTCAAATATGAGATGGAAGCGGCTGCAAGTCTCCTTCTGGATGATCAAAGAATCGCTGATCTTAATGAGCTGATACAGGAAAAGAAAAACGAGCTTGCGGCGCTTACCCAAGAGCACAATCAACTTAAACAATCTGTTGATGCAAAATTAACTGAAACAGGATTACAGCAACAAAAGGTTGACGGGCTCCGTAAACTGCAGGAAAAACATAATAAGCTCGAAAAAGAGATTACGGCTATTAAGACCGCAATCTTAAAAACAGAAGAGTCCATTTCTTCCACCGAGGTTGAAATTTCCCGCCTTCAAAATCTGCGATTAAAGGCAGAGAAACTTTCACCTGTAGTGGAAATCCTGCAAAGATTGAGGACTGAACAGGCAGAGATGCAGACTAAAAAGGAAAATGCAGCCCTCTATGAGAGCATCTTCTCTAATAAAACCAAAGCGGAAACCGAACTCGCCAGTATCGAGGAACAGATTGCAAGACTCTCTGCCACAATTGCGACCATGGAGAATGCACCAAATGACCTGCAACTGAAAACCGTGATTAAGGAGGGGTTCGAAAGAGAAGAGAGTCTCTTAAATGCCAATGCTCTCGATCTCGGGAAAGAAATTGCCGGACATGACGCACGCCTTAAGCAGACAATTGAACGATTAAAGCATGTCGAAGGACTCGATGCAGCAGGTACATGCCCCGAGTGTGAAAGAGAACTTGGTACTCAGAAACCGGTACTCATAAAAAAATACAAAGCCGAAATTGCTGAGCTAAATGACTTGATCGCAGAGATCGGTGAGAGAGAATCCCAGGTTAAAAAGAATCTGTCGGAGAAACGGGCAGATGTAAAAAACCTCCAGGACGAAATTTCCGACTTGGGCAAAACCATTGTGAAACTCGTAAACGACAGGGCACAACTGACAACTCTGTCTGAAAATCGTGAAAAAACAATTGCAAAAATATCCTTGGCTGTTCGGGATTTGAATGCAGTCGGTCCTAGAGATTTCGACAGCAAAGCCTTCACAAGGCTCGGTGAAGAGGTAAAATCCGCTGAAACACAAAATGACTCATACCAGAAAATGCTGGGTGAAATCGGTACTCTACCCGCTCAGGAGCAACATCTCTCCGATTACCTCGCTACCCTGAATGAATCGAAGGCAAAGCTCACGACTAAACAGAACAATTTAGTCGAACTGAATTTCAATGCTGATGAACTTGTTACTGCAGATTCCTTGCTGAAACAGAAACGGCAGGAGCACCTCAATCTGGTGGATGCCGCCCACAAAGTTGAAATAAAACTCAACCTGATAAAAAGTGAGGTTTCGGCTGCTGAAACCACTTTAAATGAAAATGAGGAGCGAAAAAGCTCTTTCGAACAACTTCGTACCGGAGTTGAGAAATATAAAATCTTCAAGGAAATCATAGATAATTTTAAGGCGAGAATAACTTCGGAGGCAATACCTAAAATTTCCCAGGAAGCCAACAGGCTTTTTGTGGAAATTACTAAGGAAAGATACAACGGGTTACACATCGATACTGAAAACTACGATATAAAAGTCATGAGGGATGACAAGGAAGCACTTATCGAAACTCTTTCAGGTGGTGAGAAAGACCTTGCTGCGGTCTGCCTCAGAATTGCAGTGAGCCGACACATAATAAACATGAGCGGTGCCGGCAATATGGGATTCCTCGCTCTTGACGAGGTTTTTGGCTCACAAGATGAGGGCAGAAGAGCGGATTTGATGTTTGCCCTTTCAAAAATTTCCGACTGGTTTAAGCAGGTATTTATAGTTGCCCATAACCAGGATGTCGAAGAAGCATTCCCGAACCGGATGATTATTTCCAAAAAGGGTTTGTACAGTTCAATTGACTGTAAATTTGCCGCATCAGCTCAATAA
- a CDS encoding exonuclease SbcCD subunit D — MSLRFIHFSDSHLGFIDYSSDDQAVLKEREADAYKAVAAVVDHALAVKPDFVIHTGDFFHRPSPYNKAMVEAGKQFKRLSDAGIPFYMIAGNHDLPRSEDTQAIHALYEMFDGCKIFYDQKYSTLDCGKFILHALPHIIFDKDHNEEIQKIAVTDSSKPNILMMHLSMPVSIYKEEEPGGGIFPADRLEVLKDFDYVALGHWHRFNHMKNYGNVCYAGSTERINAGEADHDKGFVEVTLNGRTPEIKFVKIETRRYLNITVEKCDTKSREEIIGEITKAVNGDDLSEAIVKVILEDLRDNQSFDFMRENILELTGKCLVLRLIKRKKGEEAIEFESGSESLLERLIGDLRAAFPDPDDFNKFKDEATQLFDDLVQVDNNVNQ, encoded by the coding sequence ATGTCATTAAGGTTCATACATTTTTCAGATTCACATTTGGGGTTTATTGATTATTCCTCCGACGACCAGGCTGTCTTGAAAGAAAGAGAAGCAGATGCTTATAAAGCTGTGGCGGCTGTCGTTGACCATGCACTGGCTGTAAAACCGGACTTTGTTATCCACACTGGGGACTTTTTTCACCGCCCTTCGCCTTACAACAAGGCAATGGTCGAAGCAGGCAAACAATTCAAAAGATTATCCGATGCCGGCATCCCTTTCTACATGATAGCAGGAAATCATGACCTTCCAAGATCAGAGGATACCCAGGCGATTCATGCTCTGTATGAAATGTTTGACGGGTGCAAAATCTTCTATGACCAAAAATATTCCACTCTTGATTGTGGGAAATTTATACTTCATGCGCTCCCGCATATCATTTTTGACAAAGACCACAACGAAGAGATTCAAAAAATCGCCGTCACCGACTCTTCGAAACCCAATATCCTTATGATGCACCTTTCAATGCCTGTTTCCATCTACAAGGAAGAGGAACCGGGCGGAGGCATTTTCCCCGCTGACAGACTTGAAGTACTGAAAGATTTTGACTATGTCGCTCTCGGTCACTGGCATCGCTTCAACCATATGAAAAACTACGGGAATGTCTGCTATGCGGGTTCAACCGAAAGAATAAATGCGGGCGAAGCAGATCATGATAAAGGCTTTGTCGAAGTGACCCTGAACGGCAGGACTCCCGAAATAAAATTTGTGAAGATTGAAACGAGACGGTATCTGAACATCACAGTTGAAAAATGTGATACTAAATCCCGGGAAGAGATAATTGGTGAAATTACAAAAGCGGTAAACGGGGACGACCTCTCCGAAGCGATTGTCAAGGTGATCCTTGAAGATTTGCGGGATAACCAGTCATTTGACTTTATGCGTGAAAATATTTTAGAGTTGACCGGGAAATGCCTCGTCCTCAGGTTAATAAAAAGGAAAAAGGGGGAAGAAGCGATCGAATTCGAGTCAGGAAGTGAATCCCTCCTCGAAAGATTGATTGGAGATCTCCGTGCAGCATTCCCTGATCCGGACGATTTTAATAAATTCAAAGATGAAGCTACTCAACTTTTTGATGACTTAGTACAGGTGGATAACAATGTTAATCAATAA
- a CDS encoding T9SS type A sorting domain-containing protein produces the protein MRKTSCNSFLWLFFVLILFAGRVTHAQQENNKPQVNPPIYIAFLWHMHQPIYWPYESVVQTDANGRYPFSVTDIHNQRIGPYTSWPKNAVQKGIAANMPHFGAQVSFSGSLIENLNALEANGNGNFFNWKSSWNFIKNQTTSLGNPRLDMVGFGYFHPLMGLIDYKDIRKQLQWHKTIFSQNFPGGYSKGIFPPENAFVNRMIPALADEGLEWVLVDNVHFDRTAQGYPFNTGGNIYEPNKADVLNSNPNDWLALQNIWAPTKVSAAWGHRPHFVEYVDPATGQKSRIIAVPASRYLGNEDGRGGFGALNYESVMSQFEQYNTDPTKPILIVLHHDGDNYGGGTDSYYGSNFQNFVNWLQANPSRFVCTTIEDYLEMFPPDQNAPIHVESGSWSGADNGDPEFKKWLGDPGTDGYSPDINSWGVLTAAQNHVAMADNVNPNATNTLNAWKYLLVSEASDYWYWDGSLGGIWDSNPTRGANQAVNYANTVIAGAPDNTPPTVFIPQREPYNPGATEWNQQQPSDFKVWTYAYDVKGLKSVKLYYRQDLDGVNSLSSTDNETYAGGPEVGTWTVLDMPGTTKISLTNPQPVVKAKEYSATITGLSNKLVDYYVEAIDSNNNVKSTAIQHVWVGAYTPGGGGGTGVSTVTWLPSAPTKNDTITVTITKAVQGAKLHWGVNPQGSNWTTPNQAYWPAGTTLFGGSGPAVETVMAGPSSDSLLTIKIGPFNNSAQTVDGVAFVIHYNDNTWNNNNGQDFKINFGGGSGGSNFVMDGTLDQQAVSVGSNNGANLYLGWNNGNLYVATQAAPTQGKDVFILITDSLRNPVPAMWAKGGTVPGWSLFLANESTNNYTAWFDASSNPGKATGQTLEGLVNVQAEFGYTPAKLYIAVLQYGTQDAGTLQNQVPAGNGNGNVEGAELYQFDYTLTSVKEINLSSLSPENYLLGQNYPNPFNPSTNLQYSVKDAGKVNITVYDVLGRVVTTLVDEFKPAGTYEVKFDAGKLGSGVYFYTMTVNNFRETRKMILNK, from the coding sequence ATGCGAAAAACGAGCTGCAACAGTTTTTTATGGTTATTTTTTGTTTTGATTCTATTTGCAGGAAGAGTTACACATGCACAGCAGGAAAATAATAAGCCCCAGGTAAATCCACCGATCTATATCGCATTCCTTTGGCACATGCATCAGCCGATTTACTGGCCTTATGAAAGTGTTGTCCAAACCGATGCGAATGGTCGCTATCCATTCTCGGTTACTGACATTCACAACCAGAGAATCGGACCATACACTTCCTGGCCTAAAAACGCAGTTCAAAAGGGAATTGCTGCCAACATGCCTCATTTTGGTGCACAGGTCAGTTTTTCGGGATCACTCATTGAAAATCTGAACGCTCTTGAAGCAAACGGTAACGGAAATTTTTTTAATTGGAAATCGAGCTGGAATTTTATAAAGAACCAAACTACTTCACTTGGTAATCCAAGGTTGGACATGGTGGGTTTTGGCTATTTTCATCCATTGATGGGCCTGATTGACTATAAAGACATCAGAAAACAACTGCAATGGCACAAAACGATTTTTTCGCAAAACTTCCCGGGGGGTTACTCCAAAGGTATTTTCCCTCCTGAGAATGCTTTTGTGAACAGGATGATTCCTGCTCTGGCAGATGAAGGGTTAGAGTGGGTTCTGGTTGATAATGTCCACTTCGACCGCACCGCTCAGGGGTATCCTTTCAATACCGGCGGAAACATCTATGAGCCAAACAAAGCTGATGTTTTGAACTCCAACCCGAATGACTGGCTGGCACTTCAGAATATCTGGGCGCCCACAAAAGTATCTGCAGCATGGGGACACAGGCCGCACTTCGTGGAATATGTTGATCCCGCAACAGGACAAAAATCAAGAATTATCGCCGTGCCTGCATCCCGTTATCTCGGAAATGAAGACGGTAGAGGTGGATTTGGTGCATTGAATTACGAGTCGGTCATGAGCCAGTTTGAACAGTACAATACTGACCCCACAAAACCGATTTTGATTGTCCTTCACCACGACGGTGACAACTACGGTGGTGGCACCGATTCATATTATGGCTCCAATTTCCAGAATTTTGTAAACTGGCTGCAGGCAAATCCTTCCAGATTCGTTTGTACCACAATCGAAGACTATCTTGAGATGTTCCCGCCCGATCAGAATGCACCAATTCATGTCGAATCGGGTAGCTGGTCAGGAGCGGACAATGGTGATCCCGAATTCAAAAAATGGCTTGGTGATCCCGGAACAGACGGTTACAGCCCTGACATAAACAGTTGGGGAGTTCTCACCGCCGCTCAAAATCATGTTGCAATGGCAGATAATGTGAATCCAAATGCTACCAATACCCTTAACGCCTGGAAATACCTTCTCGTTAGTGAGGCATCAGATTACTGGTACTGGGACGGTTCTTTGGGAGGTATTTGGGATTCGAACCCTACCCGCGGAGCAAATCAGGCAGTAAATTATGCGAATACTGTCATTGCCGGCGCCCCGGATAATACTCCACCAACGGTGTTTATTCCACAGAGAGAACCTTATAATCCCGGTGCAACAGAGTGGAATCAGCAACAGCCGTCAGATTTTAAAGTATGGACTTATGCTTATGATGTGAAAGGCTTGAAGTCGGTTAAACTCTACTATCGCCAGGATCTTGATGGTGTAAACTCACTTTCGAGCACAGATAACGAAACTTATGCGGGCGGTCCTGAGGTGGGAACCTGGACTGTTTTGGATATGCCGGGAACCACAAAAATATCTCTGACAAATCCTCAACCTGTCGTGAAAGCAAAGGAATATTCCGCAACAATAACCGGATTATCAAACAAGCTGGTCGATTATTATGTGGAAGCAATCGACAGCAACAATAATGTAAAAAGCACAGCCATCCAGCATGTGTGGGTGGGTGCGTACACTCCCGGAGGCGGCGGTGGAACTGGCGTGAGCACTGTAACCTGGTTGCCTTCCGCTCCAACCAAAAACGATACCATCACAGTGACCATTACCAAAGCGGTTCAGGGAGCAAAATTGCACTGGGGTGTTAATCCTCAGGGTTCGAACTGGACAACTCCTAATCAGGCTTACTGGCCTGCAGGAACCACACTTTTTGGCGGATCAGGTCCTGCAGTCGAGACTGTCATGGCAGGTCCTTCGAGTGACAGTTTGCTCACAATAAAAATCGGACCATTCAACAATTCCGCACAGACAGTTGACGGAGTTGCATTTGTAATTCATTACAACGACAATACCTGGAACAACAACAACGGTCAGGATTTCAAGATCAATTTCGGTGGAGGAAGTGGCGGCAGCAACTTTGTAATGGATGGCACACTCGATCAGCAGGCTGTCAGCGTTGGTTCGAACAATGGAGCAAATCTCTACCTCGGCTGGAACAATGGTAACCTGTATGTTGCGACCCAGGCAGCTCCGACACAAGGCAAAGATGTGTTCATCCTGATAACGGATTCACTCAGAAATCCCGTTCCTGCGATGTGGGCAAAGGGTGGAACCGTCCCCGGATGGTCGCTTTTCCTTGCTAACGAAAGTACAAACAACTACACCGCATGGTTTGATGCTTCATCAAATCCCGGTAAAGCCACGGGACAGACACTTGAAGGTCTTGTAAATGTTCAGGCGGAGTTTGGATATACACCCGCAAAACTTTACATAGCAGTACTTCAATACGGAACTCAGGACGCAGGTACACTTCAAAATCAGGTTCCTGCCGGTAACGGTAATGGAAATGTTGAAGGTGCAGAACTTTATCAGTTTGATTACACCCTTACGAGTGTAAAAGAGATAAATCTCAGTTCGCTTTCTCCTGAAAACTATCTGCTGGGACAGAATTACCCGAATCCGTTCAATCCTTCGACCAATCTTCAATACTCGGTTAAGGATGCCGGCAAGGTGAACATTACGGTGTATGATGTGTTGGGAAGAGTTGTTACAACCCTTGTTGATGAATTCAAACCTGCGGGTACCTATGAAGTCAAGTTCGATGCGGGTAAACTTGGGAGCGGAGTTTATTTTTATACGATGACAGTGAACAACTTCAGAGAAACCCGTAAGATGATTTTAAATAAATAA
- a CDS encoding Gfo/Idh/MocA family oxidoreductase, which yields MDYSQIKLAVLGVGNWGKNHLKTAASLLPHENITVYDPGLKTRATVSAISDKIRVVDTLEEILNDETITTAIVATPAQTHYFVAKGLLEAGKHVLVEKPITLYSKEAENLVHIAEKNNLRLMVGHVLLYHEAVKHIKNAVGKELGELQYIYSNRLNLGKIRSEENALWSFAPHDIAIIQFIVGANPINVHAQGSAVIQPNIEDSTVTFLNYPENISAHIFVSWLHPFKEQRLVVIGSEGMFVFEDSLPDNKLKFYKKGFKKVNGQLEAFDQSFEVVQYENKPPLAEEQKHFYECVLTGKTPFSDGVHALEVLKILEQAQERLSE from the coding sequence ATGGATTACAGTCAAATAAAACTTGCCGTATTAGGGGTAGGTAACTGGGGTAAAAATCATCTAAAAACAGCAGCGTCTTTACTCCCCCATGAGAATATTACAGTATATGATCCGGGTCTTAAAACCCGCGCAACAGTATCAGCAATCTCTGACAAAATCAGAGTGGTGGATACACTCGAAGAGATACTTAACGATGAAACAATTACTACTGCAATAGTAGCCACACCTGCACAAACCCACTATTTTGTTGCCAAGGGCCTCCTCGAAGCAGGAAAGCATGTCCTTGTGGAAAAGCCAATCACCCTTTATTCAAAAGAAGCAGAAAACCTTGTACATATAGCCGAGAAAAACAATCTCAGGCTGATGGTCGGGCATGTTTTGCTTTATCACGAAGCCGTAAAGCACATTAAAAATGCTGTAGGCAAGGAACTTGGAGAGCTTCAGTACATTTACAGCAACCGTCTTAATCTTGGAAAGATTCGCTCGGAAGAGAATGCTCTTTGGAGTTTTGCACCGCATGATATCGCAATAATTCAGTTTATAGTCGGGGCAAATCCGATAAATGTACATGCACAGGGTTCAGCAGTTATCCAACCCAACATCGAAGATTCCACGGTTACATTTTTAAATTATCCTGAAAACATTTCGGCACACATTTTCGTGAGCTGGCTCCACCCGTTTAAGGAGCAGAGACTGGTTGTTATCGGAAGTGAAGGGATGTTTGTCTTTGAGGACAGCCTTCCTGACAATAAATTGAAATTCTATAAAAAAGGATTTAAAAAAGTAAACGGACAACTGGAGGCATTTGATCAGTCTTTTGAAGTTGTCCAATATGAAAACAAGCCGCCCCTTGCGGAAGAACAGAAACATTTCTACGAGTGTGTGCTAACAGGCAAAACCCCTTTCTCGGATGGAGTCCATGCACTTGAAGTATTAAAAATTCTTGAACAAGCTCAAGAAAGGTTATCAGAATGA
- a CDS encoding N-acetyltransferase — MSEEKNYYVDKHAVVDDGVEIGEGTKIWHFAHVQSGSKLGKKVICGQNVNIGNNVTIGNYVKIQNNVSVYEGVTLEDYVFCGPSMVFTNILDPRSKYPQVGAAYYIKTLVKEGASLGANSTIVCGHTIGRFAFVGAGSVVTKDVPDFALVVGNPARIIGWMSEAGVRLKFDENGEAFCEKSGKKYKFENDRVKEVE; from the coding sequence ATGAGTGAAGAAAAAAACTACTATGTAGATAAACACGCCGTGGTTGACGATGGCGTTGAAATTGGCGAAGGCACAAAGATCTGGCATTTCGCTCATGTACAGTCCGGCTCAAAACTTGGAAAAAAAGTTATCTGCGGACAGAATGTGAATATCGGAAACAATGTGACCATCGGTAATTATGTAAAAATCCAGAATAATGTATCAGTCTATGAAGGTGTTACGCTTGAAGACTATGTTTTCTGTGGTCCCTCAATGGTATTTACAAATATCCTCGATCCACGAAGCAAATACCCGCAGGTTGGAGCAGCATATTACATTAAGACCCTTGTAAAAGAAGGTGCTTCACTTGGCGCCAATTCCACAATAGTTTGCGGACATACCATCGGCAGATTTGCTTTTGTAGGTGCGGGAAGTGTTGTAACGAAAGATGTTCCTGATTTCGCGCTGGTTGTTGGTAATCCGGCAAGAATTATCGGATGGATGAGCGAAGCGGGAGTCCGCCTCAAATTTGATGAAAACGGCGAGGCTTTCTGCGAAAAATCGGGTAAAAAATATAAATTTGAAAACGACAGAGTGAAAGAAGTAGAATAA